TGATGTACGGGTGCGGTTTACGGATTTCCGAAGCCTTGGGCCTGACAGGTGCGTCCGTCCCATTGCCGGATACGTTGATGATCAAAGGCAAAGGCGGCAAGGAACGCATCGTGCCCGTGATTGATGCGGCGAAGGACGCAGTCGAAACCTACCTGCGTTTGTCGCCTCACCCGATAGAATCAAGCGGCCCGTTGTTTCGCGGCACCCGCGGTGGCGCGCTCAATCCGCGTATCGTCCAAAAGGTCATGGAAAAGGCCCGCCTGCAATTGGGTCTACCTGCAAGCGCGACACCCCACGCGATGCGCCATAGTTTCGCGACCCATTTGCTTACTGCGGGTGGCGATTTGCGGGCTATTCAAGAACTGTTGGGCCACGCGAGCCTGTCGACCACGCAGGCCTATACGGCTGTCGATACCGCCCATCTAATGGACGTCTACAACCGTGCCCACCCGAAAGCCTGATACCCCTTCTTTTGGTCCTAAATATCTCGGGGGTATGGGGGCTGGCCCCCATGTAAACGCACTACACAGGAACTGACCATCTTGTTGTTCCTTATGCGGTCTTATTGTTGCCCCGACACAGAATTTCCTGCATGAACGCGGGATGACACTTTCACAAAAAGCTTTGGGCGTTCATTTACTAACGGCCACCGGTGCAGTTTTCGCGATGCTTGCGATGCTCGCCGCTGTTGATCTCGACTGGTCAATGATGTTCCTGTGGCTCGTCGTGGCCTTTTTCGTAGACGGTATCGATGGTCCGCTGGCCCGCAAATACGACGTGAAGACCAACGCGCCTATCTTTGACGGCGTCTTGTTGGATCTAATCATCGATTATCTGACTTATGTGTTTGTGCCTGCCTACGCGCTGTTCAAATCGGGGCTACTGCCCGGCTGGACCGGTTGGGTGGCGATCATTGTCATCACATTTGCATCGGCCCTGTATTTTGCTGACATGCGCATGAAAACAAAAGACTATTCATTTTCCGGCTTCCCCGGATGCTGGAACATGGTGGTTCTTGTTCTGTTTGCGATCCAGCCCAATTTCTACGTGAGCCTCGTGCTGGTTGCCGTCTTAGCCGCCGCCATGTTTTTCCCGGTCAAGTTTGTCCATCCGGTCCGCACTGCCCGTTGGCGTGTGGTCACCTTACCTGTGGCGATGGCGTGGACGGTGTTTGCCGGTTGGGCCGCATGGGTCAATTTCGACCCAGCGTCTTTGGCGCATTATGGTCTAATGCTGACGTCGATTTATCTGCTTGGGGCTGGTGCCATGCAGCAGGTGATCCACGGCAAAGACGGCTAAAAGCCGCCAAGGGTTTGCCGCGGTCCATACGTGGCCTTTGCTACAAAAGAAGCGATCCGGCCCCTTCAAGTTGCAACAGCTTCACCTTAGTCTCGACCCCGCCTGCCCCTGAATATCCACCAAGACCTGTCGACGACAGAACGCGGTGGCAAGGGATCAGGATAGCGATCGGGTTCGCCCCGCAGGCCTGACCGATGGCCTGAGCCGGACGGTCAAGCTGTTTGGCAAGGTCGCCATAGGTCCGTGTTTCACCGTATGGGATGTCGCAAAGGGCTTTGCCGAATATCTTTTGGAAGTCAGAGACCTGCGGCGCAAAGGGCAAATCAAAATCCTGCCGTTTGCCGTCAAAATATTCGCTAAGTTGATCCAATGCCGCAACAAGCACCGGGTGATCGTCATCGCGCAATGGTTTCACCCAATCAAGCGCCACAACAGCGTCGTTTTCCACGACAATGGTCAGCGGGCCGACCGGCGATTGCATGCCGGCCCGCAGTTGGTTTGCTTTACGCAAGAGCCGCGTCGCAGCGTCCGCAGACACCTGCGTGCCTATGCGTGCCCACGTCTGGCAGGATTTTCCAGCAGCGTTGGCATTTGTCGCCGTCCGCCCGTGCAAACACGACTGCGACGTCCGCTACATCGTCGTTTGTGAACGCATCCGCTGGGGCCGCATCGGTGCTGACCGTGATACCGGACGTGATGCACAGATCGTCAAAGGTTACTGTTTCCAGCACCTTAGCGACATCCGCTGTCACATAGACGGTTGGCGCTGCTTCAAGCGATGCACCGATGACTTTGTTGGTCCGTTCGACCTCTAGCGCGCCGGTCACAACGCGGCGCACTTGGCGCACGGTTGCCCACTTTTCAGCAAGTGCCGCGTCGCGCCACGCCATCGGTGTTTCCGGCATATCGGTTAGGTGGATTGATACGTCGTCGCCTTTGTGACGTTCCAGCCAGACTTCTTCCATCGTGAAGACAAGGATGGGTGCCAGCCACGTTGTCAGGCGGTGGAACAGGATGTCCAGCACAGTACGTGATGCACGGCGACGGTCCGTATCCCCATCGCAGTAGAGCGCATCTTTGCGAACGTCGAAGTAGAACGCGGACAATTCGACCGTTGCAAAGGCGAAGACCGCTTGGAAAACCCCTTGGAAATCGTAGGCAGCGTAGCCCTTGCGCACGGTCTCATCCAGTTCGGACAGACGGTGCAGCACCCAGCGTTCCAGTTCCGGCATATCCGCCGGTTCAACCCGATCCGCGTCGGTGAAATCGTTGAGCGACCCGAGCAGGAAGCGCATCGTGTTGCGCAAGCGGCGGTAGCTGTCAGACACCCCTTTGAGGATTTCATCACCGATCCGTTGGTCGTTTTCGTAGTCAACCTGCGCCACCCAAAGACGCAGGATATCCGCGCCATATTGGTCCGCCACAGTTTTGGGGGCGATGATGTTGCCCAAGGATTTCGACATCTTCATGCCCTTGGAATCCAGGGTAAAGCCACAAGTCATCACACCGCGATATGGCGCACGGCCAATCGTTCCGCAGCCTTGCAGCAAAGATGAATGGAACCAGCCACGGTGTTGGTCTGTGCCTTCCAGATACAGATCAGCAAGCCCGTCTTCGGACCCGTCTTCGCGGTCGCGCAGGGTGAAGGCGTGGGTTGAACCGGAATCGAACCACACGTCGAGCACGTCCATGACCTGATTGTAGTCGTCAGGGTTCACGATACCGCCCAAGAACCGTTCTTTCGCCCCGTCCATGTACCACGCGTCTGCGCCTTCGTCTTCGAATGCGGCGGTGATGCGGCTGTTGACCTCGTCGCTGCGCAACAAGAAATCGGCGTCGGTCGGCAGCGCACCCTTTTTGGTGAAGCATGTCAGCGGCACACCCCACGCGCGTTGCCGCGATAGTACCCAGTCGGGACGATCAGAGATCATCGCGTGCAGACGGTTGCGTCCTTTTGGCGGCGTCCATGTCACCAGTTCGTCGATGGACCGCAACGCGCGTTCGCGGATCGTGGTGCCGTATGTGTCCTGACCGTCGCCAACTGCTTTATCCACGGCGGCAAACCATTGCGGCGTGTTGCGGTAGATGATTGGCGCTTTGGATCGCCATGAATGCGGGTAGCTGTGTTTGATTTTGCCACGCGCGAGCAGACCGCCAACGGCCGCTAGTTTCGAGATGACAGCGCCGTTTGCGTCGCCTTCCCAATCGCCCTTTTTAGCCTTCGCCCGCAGGATGCGTTTGCCGCCAAAGAATGGCAGGTCTTCGCGGAAAGATCCGTCGTCCATCACGTTATAGGTGATCATCTGCTCAAGCATGCCGAGGTCGCGGTAGAGTTCGAATTCTTCCATCCCGTGCGATGGTGCGCAATGGACAAAACCAGTACCTTCTTCGTCGGTCACGAAGTCAGCGGCGCGGAAATCGCGTGGTTGGTCCCATTCGCCATTGCCGCCTTCGACGCCGTTCAGCGGGTGGCGCAGGGAAATCGTTGCAAGCTCTGACGCCTCAACGGACCGGATGCGCCGCCACATGTTTTCATCCAGCCGTGCTTTGGTCAGCACGCCGTCGGCCAATTTGTCAGCCAGGATGAACTTTTCGCCGATGGTGCACCAGCTTTCCTCGGGTGTGCCGATGACCTCGTAAAGGCCATAATCATAGTCGGCGCCGTAAACGACCGCCTTGTTTGACGGGATCGTCCAAGGCGTGGTGGTCCAGATCACAACGCTGGTGTTCAGCAAATCCTCGGCGAGGTTCTGTTGAATGCCTTCGAAATCGCCCGCTTCATCCAGCAGGGCCATATCGACGCCTTCGCCTTTGGCGCGGACAGCGAATTTCACCCAGATCGCGTGGCTTTCTTTGTCGTGGTATTCGACCTCAGCTTCGGCAAGCGCTGTTTGTTCAACCGGCGACCACATGACGGGTTTGGAGCCTTGGTACAGCGTCCCGTTCATCAGGAATTTCTGGAATTCTTCCGCAATCACGCGTTCTGCGTGGAAATCCATCGTCAGGTATGGGTTTTCCCATTTACCAGTGACGCCCAAGCGTTTGAATTCTTCGCGCTGGATGTCGACCCAACCCGCAGCAAAATCGCGGCATTCTTGGCGGAATTCCACGACAGGTACATCGTCCTTGTCGCGGCCTTTTTCGCGGTATTTTTCTTCGATCTTCCATTCGATTGGCAGGCCGTGGCAATCCCAACCAGGGATATAACGTGCGTCTTTGCCCATCATCTGTTGGGACCGCACCACAAAATCCTTGAGGATTTTGTTCAGCGCGTGACCGATGTGCAGGTGACCGTTCGCATACGGCGGGCCGTCGTGCAACGTGAATGGTTCACGTGTTTCCGCCTTCGCTTTGTCGCGCAGGCGGTCGTAAACGCCGATGCGGTTCCAGCGATCAAGCCATTCAGGTTCACGCTTTGGCAGACCAGCCCGCATCGGGAAGTCCGTTTTGGGCAGGTTCAGGGTCGATTTGTATTCAGGGGTGTCGGCGCACATGGGTGGCGTCCTTTGGATCATATCACGTCATAGGATGAGGGTCGGCGCGCGGTCGCAACACCTGAAGCCCGGCTCGTCTGGTGGTCAGACAGCCGGGTGAATAATTCGTATTTGGATCATCATGTGATGTCTCATAAAGCGGCTTATAAGGCGCTGTCCCGCGCGGGTAAAGAGGCGGCTTTGCCCCATGGTTTGCGCGGATTTATGCGGTTAGTGTGCCCGAAAGTCAGGTTAGAGGGTCACGATGGGTTCTGTTCAAAAGATTGCGGTTGTTGGTGCGGGAATCGGCGGCTTGGCGGCGGCGTCGATGTTGGCGGATCAGGGCCATGATGTGACAGTCTTTGACCAGTTTGATACGCCCCGCCCAGTTGGGTCGGGTCTGGTGATCCAGCCGATTGGTCAGGCTGTACTGGATAGTGTTGGTGCGGGTGATCTTGCGCGTGCGAAGGGCAATTTCATCAGCCGGATGTTGGGCCATGTGGAACCATCGGGGCGACGGGTGCTGGATGTTCATTACGATGCCAAACACGGTCTGCAGCGCGGTTTGGCCATCCACCGCGCGAGTCTGTTTGATGCGTTATTCCAAGCCGCACAGACCCGCGATATCGCATTGCAAAGCAGCGCCGAGATCAAGTCAGCCTCTGCTGGCGTTTTGACCACCGCCGATGGGCAACAATTTGGACCGTTTGATCTGGTTGTGGATAGCGCCGGTGCAGGATCCCCTTTGTCGCCGATTGTGTCGCGCCCTTTGGCTTATGGCGCGATTTGGGGCACCGTCGATTGGCCGGAAACAGATTTACCGAACGATTACCTGAGCCAGTGTTATCGCCGTGCGGACCGGATGGTGGGTGTCTTGCCGATTGGAACATTGCCGGGTGACGACCGCCCGAAGGCCGCGATCTTTTGGTCAATGCCGTCCGGTGCGCATGCCGATTGGGTGGCAGGCGGCGTCGATGCTTGGCGCGATGCGGCGACGGCGTTGTGGCCTGCCTTTGCCCCTTTTGCTGCTCAGATCACGCAGACCGATCAAATGACGATGGCCCGCTACACTCACGGGACTTTGCGCAAACCCTTCGGCAACGACATCGTTCACATTGGTGATGCCGCGCACCGCGCCAGCCCGCAGTTGGGCCAGGGGGCGAATATGGCGTTGCTGGATGCTGTTGCCTTAGCGAAAGCTGTGTCCGTAGCCGGTGTCGATGCCGCCCCTGCCCTATATGCAAAGGCACGTCGTTGGCATGTTTGGGCGTTTCAGGCGATGTCGGCCGCGTTTACCCCGCAGTATCAATCGGACAGTACGTTCCTGCCGAAGTTGCGCGATCACGTGATGTTTCCGGTGTCACAAATTTGGCCAGCGCCGCATGTGTTGACGCAGATTGTGCGCGGGACGATCCTGCCGCCGATGGGCCGGCTCAGCCATGTCGGCAAGCCGGACTTTCGTTAACGGCAGTACGACCCAGATCGGTAGCTTGCTGTGTCAAAATGAAAATGGTCGCGATGAAACCGGTTCGCGTTGGGACCCAGCACAGTGCCAAAAGGCCCGCAGGCGGCTTGCCACATACGTCGCAAAGCGTTGGAATCGCGCGATGAATTCCAGCCTGTCAAAACAGTAATCTCGCGACCGCTTTTCAGACCGATACCCGCGATGTCGATTGCTTTGCCGAATGCATGTTCGGACAAACGGCCTGTTGAGGCCGCATTGCGATTACGGCAAGCGTAGTGCGAGACCACGCGCAAAGACAACGCCTGCCCGCCTGTCGCGGGTTGCGCGCCCGTCGTCACCCAGCGTTTCAGCGCTGATGCCGTGCGACAATCGATGGTCGCGGCTGGTTGCAAGGTCACACCAGCTACCGATCGCACGCGCACAGCGTTATCGATGCCACACCGTCCCCGACCGTTCACACGCCCGATAGCTTCGCCTTGGATCGCGGGGTCGCCGCAGACTTGACCCCGCCGGATGGCCGCGGCGCGTTGTTGCGCGGCACGTTCAATTGCAGCTGGGCGTTGCGTCGGGCGTTCAGACAAGGCGGGTGCCGTCGGGCTAAATGCAAAGAGATCTTGTTCAGCCCGCAATTGCGGATCAGTCGCAGCACCATGCGCCAATTCAGGGCGTTCGTAGGGGCGTGCCGTCGGACGCAGTTCAGCGGATGGGACCGTTAGACGCGGGGCCATCGCAATCACACCCGGCGTGCGGGACAAAGGCCGAATGGCCGATAGATCAGGTTGAATAGGTGCAACCGGAGCAGTCGTTTGCGCTGCAGGCCGTGCGTTCGGGCGTTGCGTTGCGTCTTGCGCTAAGGCCGTGCTGCACCCGAGCGTGCAAAGCAAAAGGGCCGCGCGAAAAATCAATCTTTCGTGCCCGGAGTCCGGCCAAAATTCGGCTCTGACGTGTCTTGGCCCGCTTCGATAATGCCACGCCGGATCGCCCGTGTGCGTGTGAAGTAGTCGTGCAGATGTTCACCATCGCCTTGCCGGATGGCCCGTTGTAATGCGAATAGCTCTTCGGTGAAGCGGCCCAGAATTTCCAGCGTCGCGTCTTTGTTCGTCAGAAACACATCCCGCCACATCGTTGGATCGGATGCTGCGATACGGGTGAAATCTCGAAAACCAGCTGCCGAAAATTTCACAACTTCGCTTTCGGTGACGCGCGCCAGATCGTCGGCGACCCCAACCATTGTGTAGGCGATCAGATGGGGCGTGTGGCTGGTGACAGCCAAAACCAGATCGTGGTGATCCGGCGTCATGGTTTCGACGTTTGCGCCCAGCGCTTCCCAGTATTGCGTGAGCTGATCGACTTTGGCCGGATCGGAGTTTTCAAGCGGCACAAGGATATTCCAACGGTTGTCGAATAGCGTCGCGAAGCCAGAATGCGGGCCGGAATGTTCGGTCCCTGCCAGCGGGTGACCGGGGATAAAGTGAACACCGTCAGGGACATGCGGGTTCACAATGTCGATCACCGCTTGTTTGACCGACCCGACATCTGTCAGCGTCGCACCCTGTTTCAGATGCGGTCCGATGTCGGCCATAACGGCTTCCATCGCCCCAACGGGCACACACAGCACGACCAGATCAGCGTTTTTCACAGCTTCGATAGCGGTTTCAGTGATCCGGTCACACAGGTTTATTTCGGTCGCGATTGCGCGTGTTTCGGCGGACCGCGCGGTGCCGACAATTTCGGTCACACATTTCGCGCGGCGCATCGCATGCGCCATGGAACCCGCGATGAGGCCAAGACCGATCAGCGCGACCCGTTCGAAGATGACGGCCATTACCGCGCCCCTTTGTATTGCGCGATGCCGTGTACGACACGGCGGCAGGCACTTTCATCGCCGACGGTGATCCGCAAGCAGTGCGGCAGTTTGTAACCAGCGACACGGCGCACAAGGATGCCTTCGGATTTGAGGTGGTCGTCACAAGCGTTTGCTTCCTGTTCGGACCCGAAACGGGCCAGAACGAAGTTGGCTGTGGATGTGTCACATGGCACGCCGATTTCGGCCAATGCGTTGGCCAGCCAGTCGCGCCATTTGGCGTTTTCTGTCCGGCATTTTTCGAGGTAGTCGAGGTCACGCACTGATGCTTCCGCCGCCGCAAGTGCCGCAGAGGACAGGTTGAACGGACCACGGATGCGGTTCAGCACGTCGATGATTTCTTTTGGGCCGTACCCCCAACCAACCCGCAATCCACCAAGGCCATAAATCTTGGAAAACGTGCGGGTCATGACGACGTTGTCGCGGGCTTCGATAATTGATGCCCCGCCATCGTAGCCGTCGACGAATTCTGCGTAGGCCCCGTCGAGCACCAGGATCGTATGATCAGGCACGCCGTCGGCCAGCCGCATCAGATCGCCTTCGCCGATCATGGTGCTGGTCGGATTGTTCGGGTTCGCAATGAAAACCAGCTTTGTATTGCTGTTACAGGCGTCAAGGATCGCATCGACGTCTGTCACGCGGTCGTTTTCTTTCACCTCAACGGGTGTCGCACCCGCGGCCAGCGTTGAAATGCGGTACATGGCAAAGCCGTGTTCGGTGTGGATGACTTCATCACCCGGACCGGCGTAGCATTGGCACAAGAAGTGGATGATTTCGTCCGATCCGACGCCGCAAATCACGCGATTAGGGTCCACTTT
The Rhodobacteraceae bacterium S2214 genome window above contains:
- the ileS gene encoding isoleucine--tRNA ligase produces the protein MCADTPEYKSTLNLPKTDFPMRAGLPKREPEWLDRWNRIGVYDRLRDKAKAETREPFTLHDGPPYANGHLHIGHALNKILKDFVVRSQQMMGKDARYIPGWDCHGLPIEWKIEEKYREKGRDKDDVPVVEFRQECRDFAAGWVDIQREEFKRLGVTGKWENPYLTMDFHAERVIAEEFQKFLMNGTLYQGSKPVMWSPVEQTALAEAEVEYHDKESHAIWVKFAVRAKGEGVDMALLDEAGDFEGIQQNLAEDLLNTSVVIWTTTPWTIPSNKAVVYGADYDYGLYEVIGTPEESWCTIGEKFILADKLADGVLTKARLDENMWRRIRSVEASELATISLRHPLNGVEGGNGEWDQPRDFRAADFVTDEEGTGFVHCAPSHGMEEFELYRDLGMLEQMITYNVMDDGSFREDLPFFGGKRILRAKAKKGDWEGDANGAVISKLAAVGGLLARGKIKHSYPHSWRSKAPIIYRNTPQWFAAVDKAVGDGQDTYGTTIRERALRSIDELVTWTPPKGRNRLHAMISDRPDWVLSRQRAWGVPLTCFTKKGALPTDADFLLRSDEVNSRITAAFEDEGADAWYMDGAKERFLGGIVNPDDYNQVMDVLDVWFDSGSTHAFTLRDREDGSEDGLADLYLEGTDQHRGWFHSSLLQGCGTIGRAPYRGVMTCGFTLDSKGMKMSKSLGNIIAPKTVADQYGADILRLWVAQVDYENDQRIGDEILKGVSDSYRRLRNTMRFLLGSLNDFTDADRVEPADMPELERWVLHRLSELDETVRKGYAAYDFQGVFQAVFAFATVELSAFYFDVRKDALYCDGDTDRRRASRTVLDILFHRLTTWLAPILVFTMEEVWLERHKGDDVSIHLTDMPETPMAWRDAALAEKWATVRQVRRVVTGALEVERTNKVIGASLEAAPTVYVTADVAKVLETVTFDDLCITSGITVSTDAAPADAFTNDDVADVAVVFARADGDKCQRCWKILPDVGTHRHAGVCGRCDAALA
- a CDS encoding CDP-alcohol phosphatidyltransferase family protein, which codes for MTLSQKALGVHLLTATGAVFAMLAMLAAVDLDWSMMFLWLVVAFFVDGIDGPLARKYDVKTNAPIFDGVLLDLIIDYLTYVFVPAYALFKSGLLPGWTGWVAIIVITFASALYFADMRMKTKDYSFSGFPGCWNMVVLVLFAIQPNFYVSLVLVAVLAAAMFFPVKFVHPVRTARWRVVTLPVAMAWTVFAGWAAWVNFDPASLAHYGLMLTSIYLLGAGAMQQVIHGKDG
- a CDS encoding methylated-DNA--[protein]-cysteine S-methyltransferase, with amino-acid sequence MQSPVGPLTIVVENDAVVALDWVKPLRDDDHPVLVAALDQLSEYFDGKRQDFDLPFAPQVSDFQKIFGKALCDIPYGETRTYGDLAKQLDRPAQAIGQACGANPIAILIPCHRVLSSTGLGGYSGAGGVETKVKLLQLEGAGSLLL
- a CDS encoding extensin family protein; the encoded protein is MAPRLTVPSAELRPTARPYERPELAHGAATDPQLRAEQDLFAFSPTAPALSERPTQRPAAIERAAQQRAAAIRRGQVCGDPAIQGEAIGRVNGRGRCGIDNAVRVRSVAGVTLQPAATIDCRTASALKRWVTTGAQPATGGQALSLRVVSHYACRNRNAASTGRLSEHAFGKAIDIAGIGLKSGREITVLTGWNSSRDSNALRRMWQAACGPFGTVLGPNANRFHRDHFHFDTASYRSGSYCR
- a CDS encoding prephenate/arogenate dehydrogenase family protein translates to MAVIFERVALIGLGLIAGSMAHAMRRAKCVTEIVGTARSAETRAIATEINLCDRITETAIEAVKNADLVVLCVPVGAMEAVMADIGPHLKQGATLTDVGSVKQAVIDIVNPHVPDGVHFIPGHPLAGTEHSGPHSGFATLFDNRWNILVPLENSDPAKVDQLTQYWEALGANVETMTPDHHDLVLAVTSHTPHLIAYTMVGVADDLARVTESEVVKFSAAGFRDFTRIAASDPTMWRDVFLTNKDATLEILGRFTEELFALQRAIRQGDGEHLHDYFTRTRAIRRGIIEAGQDTSEPNFGRTPGTKD
- the hisC gene encoding histidinol-phosphate transaminase, with protein sequence MASQIKPKRGIMDIALYVGGASHVDGQTNVLKLSSNENPLGPSAAAKEAVTRSVHDMHRYPSTDHGPLRRAIGETWKVDPNRVICGVGSDEIIHFLCQCYAGPGDEVIHTEHGFAMYRISTLAAGATPVEVKENDRVTDVDAILDACNSNTKLVFIANPNNPTSTMIGEGDLMRLADGVPDHTILVLDGAYAEFVDGYDGGASIIEARDNVVMTRTFSKIYGLGGLRVGWGYGPKEIIDVLNRIRGPFNLSSAALAAAEASVRDLDYLEKCRTENAKWRDWLANALAEIGVPCDTSTANFVLARFGSEQEANACDDHLKSEGILVRRVAGYKLPHCLRITVGDESACRRVVHGIAQYKGAR
- a CDS encoding tyrosine recombinase XerC, with protein sequence MISPALSHALAAWLDHCRALNDAADNTLKAYQTDVMGFLTFMTRHNGEAQGLGPLAKISVTDMRAWMAHERSRGVGARSLARALSAVKTFYRWLAEREGFEPTAVLSTRSPKFTKKLPRPLAIDAASAMIDTVELQAKDSWVAARDMAVVTLMYGCGLRISEALGLTGASVPLPDTLMIKGKGGKERIVPVIDAAKDAVETYLRLSPHPIESSGPLFRGTRGGALNPRIVQKVMEKARLQLGLPASATPHAMRHSFATHLLTAGGDLRAIQELLGHASLSTTQAYTAVDTAHLMDVYNRAHPKA
- a CDS encoding FAD-dependent monooxygenase; the protein is MGSVQKIAVVGAGIGGLAAASMLADQGHDVTVFDQFDTPRPVGSGLVIQPIGQAVLDSVGAGDLARAKGNFISRMLGHVEPSGRRVLDVHYDAKHGLQRGLAIHRASLFDALFQAAQTRDIALQSSAEIKSASAGVLTTADGQQFGPFDLVVDSAGAGSPLSPIVSRPLAYGAIWGTVDWPETDLPNDYLSQCYRRADRMVGVLPIGTLPGDDRPKAAIFWSMPSGAHADWVAGGVDAWRDAATALWPAFAPFAAQITQTDQMTMARYTHGTLRKPFGNDIVHIGDAAHRASPQLGQGANMALLDAVALAKAVSVAGVDAAPALYAKARRWHVWAFQAMSAAFTPQYQSDSTFLPKLRDHVMFPVSQIWPAPHVLTQIVRGTILPPMGRLSHVGKPDFR